Part of the candidate division WOR-3 bacterium genome, CGTAGTGAGGGGAACAGTAGGGGAGATTTATTCTTCGAGCAAGCGCAGCGCGTCGAGAAGTGTATTTGTTCCCCCTCTCGTGAGCGATATTACCGAGCCTAACGGTATTAACGATGATAACTGCCGCCAATTATCTCGAAATTTCGTGTTCGTCGTCCTTGACACCCCATCTCTATTCCCATATAATGCATCTAACAATTGAACTTTTTTGATACAGGGGGCAACGTGAAATACATTGCAGGTCTTATTTTGTTTTTCTGTCTGGCCAGTGCCAGTGATCTCGATCTGGTCAAGATCGATGCGGTGAACAGGACCGACATCAAGGCGCTCGACAGGAATGGTGTGATCATAAATCAGGTTCATCCCGACCATATCGTCGCCGAGATCTCCAAAGACATGTATCAAATGGTGAGATCGAGGGGATTCAATATTGAAGTGATACAGGAAAATATCACTGAAATATACCGGCAGAACAGTATGATGAAATCTTCGCGCAGCCAGTATCTCACATACCAGACATATGTGGATTCGATGATAACGATGGCTACGAATTACCCCGCTATTTGCCATCTGGACACGTTGGGTTACAGCCATCAGAACCGGCTCCTGCTGATAATGAAGATATCCGACAACGTCGAGACCGACGAGATCGAACCAGAGGTACACTTCGAGGCAAATATCCACGGTGATGAAAAGATAGGATGGGCAGTTAGCTTCTGGATGATACGGTACCTTCTCGAGAACTATCCAACCGACACACTTGTCCAGCGCCTGGTCGACACGCGCGAGATATGGATCGCGCCTCTGGTAAATCCCGATGGTTTTGCCAACAACAGTCGCTACAACGGTCGCAGTGTAGATCTGAACCGAAATTGGGGCTGGATGTGGGGCAATGAGTATTCCTGTGGTACGGATTTCATGAGTGAAAATGAGGCACGGAGATTCGTCGAGCATTTCTGGCGCCATTCTTTCGTAACGTATGTTTCCTTTCATGCGGGGACGTTGTACATTTCCGAACCCTGGTCATATACGACATATACACAACCACCCGAGCAAAACCTGCTGCATCATTTGTCACAGGGCTATGCGTATTTCACAGGCTATCCTTATGGACAGGGTTCGATCGGTATGTATGAGATAAATGGATGCACCAAAGACTATGATTACGGGTGCGGGGGAGAGATGGGCTGGTCGATCGAAGTATGCTACTACAAAACACCATCGCCCGATTCTATAGACCCGATCTTCGACCGTGACCGGCCAGCAATGCTCCGTCTCATGCACAGGGCTGGTCAGGGTATACATGGTTATGTTTACGATTCACTCAGTATTGAGCCGACCAAGCTGCGTTCTTTGATATATGTTAATCCCGCTCACTGGCCCAGCTATTCAAGGAGTGCCAACGGGGACTTCCATCGTTTTTACTTACCCGGAACCTACAGTGTTACGGCGCTCAGTCCGGGCTATGAGCCGAAGACCATTGACAGTGTTGTCGTGCCTTCGAATACGCCCGACTCGTCGGTATATATAGAGTTCGGTCTTATCCCAAATCCGGAGTTGCCTATCTATGCGACAGGGGTTATTGGCACACGTTATGTCTCTACATATAGTAACCAGACCTACCCGGTGCAGGCAATAGGGCCTCATGACGGTCAGGCCTTTCAGGTGGATGCTACCAAATGGATCGTTTTGGGCTTTGATTATCCTATTCATGATTATCCTGGCAATGATCTTATGGTTTACCGTTCAAGCGGTTCTGGCAGCGCAACGGTCAGAGTTAGTAATGATTGGTTCGGTTCATGGCAGACCCTGGGCACGGCAAACGATACAGTTACCGAGTTCGACATCAGCAGTACCAGCCTCGATTCAGCCCGCTACGTGCGAATAGAGGCATCCAGCACGTTCATGCTCGATGCGGTTGAGGCATTGCAGGTGCCGACCGGCGTTACCAAGGGTGATGACATTACTGTAGCACAAAGAACCTTGTTTGAGATCACGCCGACCGTGCTACGAAAAGGTGATCTGCTCCAGGTAAATAATGCTCGACAAACTCCGGTGCAGGTCAGGCTGTTCAATCTGCTCGGGCAGGCATTGAGAGAGGATGTAGTGGAGCCGGGGGTGACACAGTGGTCTTTAGCCGGTTTGCCGGCGGGGATTTATTTCCTCGTTGGACCGGAGATCCATTCTGCGCGGCGCATAGTACTGGTTGATTGACCGCATTCCAGGCGTAAAAAAGCAAGGTATGGGAGTGAAGTACGCATGAGAGAGGGTTTTATCCTTAAAAAGGATCTCGCTGCATTGCTGGTGATTGATATGCAACGGCACTTTTGCGAAAAAGCGAGCAGTTTTTTTGTTCCAGGTTCAGACCAGCTTGCATCACAATTGAAAGATCTTGTTGATGCTTTCAGCCGGCAGCAGCGTCCCGTAATCTTTACCCGTCATATCGATTCTGAAAATCCTGATAATCTGATGCTGCGCTGGTGGGCAGAGAAAATAAAAGAGGACGATCCCATGAGCCATGTCGTTGACATCCTCGATACGAGTATGGGTACGGTCGTAATAAAAAACCAGTATGATGGATTTCTGAATACCGATTTGGAGGAGATACTCAAGCAAAAAGGAGTACGGCAGGTAGTTGTATGCGGTGTCCTTACTAATCTCTGCTGTGAAACAACCGCCCGCAGCGCTTTCATGCGAGGCTTCGAGGTTTATTTTGTCAAGGATGGTACTGCCACCTTCAGCAGGGAAATGCACGAAGCGGCACTGTTGAATCTGTCATATGGATTCGCTACACTAACAACGCTCAAAGATGTGGTCAAAGTTCTGCAATAGCTTTTCTTGACAGACATAAGTTTTGACCATATAATTCCAAAGTGAATGCCGTGATAAATATTGAATCTATTCTAAAAACATCACAGGAACGCAAATGAAGATCCTTGTTACGGGTGTTGCCGGTTTTATTGGCTCGCACCTGGCCGAGAGGCTGCTCGGCACGGGGCATGAAGTCACCGGGGTGGACTGCTTCACTGATTACTATCCGCGGAAGATAAAGGAATCCAATCTGTCAGTGTTGCGCGACAGTAATA contains:
- a CDS encoding M14 family zinc carboxypeptidase, which translates into the protein MKYIAGLILFFCLASASDLDLVKIDAVNRTDIKALDRNGVIINQVHPDHIVAEISKDMYQMVRSRGFNIEVIQENITEIYRQNSMMKSSRSQYLTYQTYVDSMITMATNYPAICHLDTLGYSHQNRLLLIMKISDNVETDEIEPEVHFEANIHGDEKIGWAVSFWMIRYLLENYPTDTLVQRLVDTREIWIAPLVNPDGFANNSRYNGRSVDLNRNWGWMWGNEYSCGTDFMSENEARRFVEHFWRHSFVTYVSFHAGTLYISEPWSYTTYTQPPEQNLLHHLSQGYAYFTGYPYGQGSIGMYEINGCTKDYDYGCGGEMGWSIEVCYYKTPSPDSIDPIFDRDRPAMLRLMHRAGQGIHGYVYDSLSIEPTKLRSLIYVNPAHWPSYSRSANGDFHRFYLPGTYSVTALSPGYEPKTIDSVVVPSNTPDSSVYIEFGLIPNPELPIYATGVIGTRYVSTYSNQTYPVQAIGPHDGQAFQVDATKWIVLGFDYPIHDYPGNDLMVYRSSGSGSATVRVSNDWFGSWQTLGTANDTVTEFDISSTSLDSARYVRIEASSTFMLDAVEALQVPTGVTKGDDITVAQRTLFEITPTVLRKGDLLQVNNARQTPVQVRLFNLLGQALREDVVEPGVTQWSLAGLPAGIYFLVGPEIHSARRIVLVD
- a CDS encoding isochorismatase family protein, coding for MREGFILKKDLAALLVIDMQRHFCEKASSFFVPGSDQLASQLKDLVDAFSRQQRPVIFTRHIDSENPDNLMLRWWAEKIKEDDPMSHVVDILDTSMGTVVIKNQYDGFLNTDLEEILKQKGVRQVVVCGVLTNLCCETTARSAFMRGFEVYFVKDGTATFSREMHEAALLNLSYGFATLTTLKDVVKVLQ